A portion of the Echeneis naucrates chromosome 5, fEcheNa1.1, whole genome shotgun sequence genome contains these proteins:
- the LOC115043981 gene encoding RIPOR family member 3-like isoform X1, with amino-acid sequence MSVKLRFDSPSDGGLVFRSRSFTGFSSLTGRRRPSSARNSLRSKATTGGKSPRMHLSPSRGGGAIWSLQPEQVDRVFQALRKGLKEYVEGHQVEMDFLSSQQRETKRNSRLAFLYDLEKEIRALERYIRRLEFQISKVEELYETYCIQWRLCQGAVNMKRAFSLSPSTRASRESLLELNRNHQHSLQDMSVMEEELEILLGELHIKMKGLIGFARLCPGDQYEVVVRLGRRRWRIRGRIESDDTQSWDEEEMVFLPHIHHNFEIKLMEAKGLGWLLVGMVTCASADFFVARPQLMLVDITELGTIKLQLEVTWNPFDSAEKVRPLSISRQSVSSRKSSVYSWTAPSTPSFTEKYFISMVRELKDQDGSLQSLVSKGHHNRGGVSLLSYLSNPSHTLMSDHAPRSPYTPSLTRAHSYPSCPSQGTSLGGSQTQLFLGGEGSLEVSTEETERRKSVDGKEEEESWGGVLKAPTTPAESQTGSLQRCRTPDILRKSSAGDPDAETQSAAPEQETVSVQDSPDCQSYSDPPTAAASSTTAAAPAPGRSGVGAALRRAQALRVGALIAELEKKFQSQSLCEKELRALDHQILHLATILKNDLSLLKSSSSEETLAVEEVLGSFDFLSHDFTADDDTSCLGSLRLKDSGISSLKQSTLRSLGSHDSRSASEEELVIAPLTSGNWGLDQALETHLDICLILLQMWRTTDFSPSRRELLEEMAVQAEVLDRVSCLLLEKNDNISARDVLPKVQRTRDVLLFWDDCVADSSSPFFCHVSSFSQTLKKRYTHKVKAKQPGQSEKVFSRLLQQVQTACRMVPSPRPVCSPDRVSLFQLSVYLKRWSVVELGEHISRLSREEHILLALRSPKRRRALNKLRGRSLVELLPLGCTLQTLAALQLDSNHKVCKAAASCLCRAAGCKAFRSKALLLYTETLKSTDVQTQQASCLALKCLRATESVDHIADLWRSADEDVRSAARETVLSFGKKGFLAFQRMDQLYAEMQEEAYQNQETEITIL; translated from the exons ATGTCGGTGAAGCTGCGTTTTGACTCCCCCTCAGATGGAGGTCTGGTCTTCAGGAGTCGGTCCTTCACCGGGTTCAGCTCCCTGACCGGACGGCGTCG GCCGTCCTCAGCACGTAACTCCCTCCGTTCCAAAGCCACAACAGGGGGGAAATCCCCCAGGATGCATCTGTCCCCCAGCAGAGGGGGCGGAGCCATATGGTCTTTGCAGCCAGAGCAGGTGGACCGGGTCTTCCAGGCGCTACGCAAAGGACTCAA GGAGTATGTGGAGGGTCACCAGGTGGAGATGGACTTCCTGTCgtcacagcagagagaaacCAAGAGGAACTCCAGACTG GCCTTCCTCTACGATCTGGAGAAG GAGATCAGAGCGCTGGAGCGATACATTCGACGCCTTGAGTTTCAAATCAGCAAg GTGGAGGAGCTCTACGAGACCTACTGCATCCAGTGGCGGTTGTGTCAGGGGGCGGTCAACATGAAGAGGGCCTTCTCGCTCTCCCCGTCCACCAGAGCCTCCAGAGAGAGTCTGCTGGAGCTGAACCGcaaccaccaacacagcctgcag GACATGTCCGTTATGGAGGAAGAGCTGGAAATCCTCCTGGGAGAGCTACACATCAAAATGAAAg GTCTGATCGGCTTCGCTCGACTTTGTCCTGGAGACCAATACGAG GTGGTTGTTCGATTAGGCCGCCGGCGCTGGAGGATCAGAGGAAGGATCGAATCAGACGACACACAGTCCTGGGACGAAGAGGAGATGGTCTTCCTCCCACACATACACCACAACTTTGAGATCAAg TTGATGGAGGCGAAGGGTCTGGGCTGGCTGCTGGTTGGCATGGTAACGTGTGCGAGCGCAGACTTCTTCGTGGCGAGGCCTCAGCTGATGCTGGTGGACATCACAGAGCTGGGGACCATCAAACTGCAGCTGGAGGTCACATGGAA TCCGTTTGACAGCGCTGAGAAGGTGAGGCCTCTGTCCATCAGCAGACAGTCGGTGTCCAGCAGGAAGAGTTCAGTTTACAGCTGGACGGCACCGAGCACGCCGTCCTTCACCGAGAAGTATTTCATA TCGATGGTGCGCGAGCTGAAGGATCAAGATGGTTCCCTCCAGTCGCTGGTGTCTAAAGGTCATCACAACAGAGGAGGCGTGTCTCTGCTCAGCTACCTGTCCAACCCCTCCCACACCCTCATGTCAGACCACGCCCCCAGGAGCCCCTATACCCCGAG TCTGACTCGGGCCCACAGTTACCCCTCCTGCCCCAGCCAGGGCACCAGTCTGGGAGGGAGCCAGACTCAGCTGTTCCTCGGGGGGGAAGGATCCCTGGAGGTTTCCACAGAGGAAACGGAGAGAAGGAAGAGCGTGGatggaaaggaggaggaggaaagctGGGGAGGAGTGCTGAAGGCTCCCACGACACCAGCAGAGAGTCAAACAGGATCGCTGCAGAG GTGTAGAACTCCTGACATCCTCAGGAAGAGCTCAGCTGGAGATCCAGATGCTGAGACGCAGAGTGCAGCACCGGAGCAGGAAACTGTCAGCGTGCAG GACTCCCCAGATTGTCAGTCATATTCGGACCCCCCCACCGCAGCGGCGTCCTCAACCACAGcggcagctccagctccagggaGGTCGGGGGTCGGTGCTGCCCTTCGCAGGGCCCAGGCCCTCAGGGTGGGGGCCCTGATCGCCGAGCTGGAGAAAAAGTTCCAGAGCCAGAGTCTGTGTGAGAAGGAGCTGAGGGCCCTGGACCATCAGATCCTCCACCTGGCCACCATCCTGAAG AACGACCTCTCGCTGCTGAAAAGCTCATCATCAGAGGAGACTCTGGCTGTGGAGGAAGTCTTGGGCAGCTTCGACTTCTTGTCACATGACTTCACTGCGGATGATGACACTTCCTGTTTGGGCAGTCTGAGGCTGAAGGACAGTGG caTCAGCTCGTTGAAGCAGAGCACTCTGAGGAGCCTCGGCTCCCACGACAGCAGATCAGCTTCGGAGGAGGAGCTGGTCATCGCCCCACTGACCTCTGGGAACTGGGGTCTCGACCAGGCTCTGGAGACTCACCTGGATATTTGTTTAATCCTGCTACAG ATGTGGAGGACCACCGACTTCAGTCCATCTCGgagggagctgctggaggaaatGGCTGTTCAGGCTGAAGTCCTGGACAGAgtcagctgtctgctgctggagaAGAACGACAACATCTCCGCTCGTGACG tcctcccaAAGGTCCAGAGAACGAGGGATGTTCTGCTGTTCTGGGACGACTGTGTGGCCGACAGCAGCTCTCCGTTCTTCTGCCACGTCAGCAGCTTCTCCCAGACGCTGAAGAAACGCTACACGCACAAGGTGAAGGCCAAACAGCCCGGCCAATCAGAAAAAG TGTTCTCCCGCCTCCTGCAGCAGGTCCAGACGGCCTGTCGGATGGTGCCCAGCCCTCGGCCCGTCTGCAGCCCCGACAGAGTCTCCCTGTTCCAGCTGTCGGTCTATCTGAAGCGCTGGAGCGTCGTGGAGCTGGGGGAGCACATCTCCCGCCTCTCAAGAGAAG AGCACATCCTGTTGGCCCTCAGGAGCCCCAAACGGAGGCGAGCGTTGAATAAACTGAGAGGGCGGAGCCTCGTGGAGCTCCTCCCACTGGGGTGCACGCTGCAGACCCTGGCCGCCCTGCAGCTCGACTCCAACCACAAAGTCTGCAAAGCTGCTGCCAGCTGTCtgtgcagagctgcaggctgcaAGGCCTTCAGGAGCAAG GCGCTGCTTCTCTACACCGAGACTCTGAAGAGCACCGACGTCCAAACCCAGCAGGCCTCCTGTTTGGCTCTGAAGTGCCTCCGG GCCACAGAGAGTGTGGACCACATCGCAGATTTGTGGAGATCAGCAGATGAAGACGTTCGCAGCGCTGCCAGAGAGACGGTCCTCTCCTTCG GTAAAAAGGGCTTCCTGGCCTTCCAGAGGATGGACCAGCTCTACGCCGAGATGCAGGAGGAGGCCTATCAGAACCAGGAGACTGAGATCACCATTCTATAG
- the LOC115043981 gene encoding RIPOR family member 3-like isoform X2 translates to MHLSPSRGGGAIWSLQPEQVDRVFQALRKGLKEYVEGHQVEMDFLSSQQRETKRNSRLAFLYDLEKEIRALERYIRRLEFQISKVEELYETYCIQWRLCQGAVNMKRAFSLSPSTRASRESLLELNRNHQHSLQDMSVMEEELEILLGELHIKMKGLIGFARLCPGDQYEVVVRLGRRRWRIRGRIESDDTQSWDEEEMVFLPHIHHNFEIKLMEAKGLGWLLVGMVTCASADFFVARPQLMLVDITELGTIKLQLEVTWNPFDSAEKVRPLSISRQSVSSRKSSVYSWTAPSTPSFTEKYFISMVRELKDQDGSLQSLVSKGHHNRGGVSLLSYLSNPSHTLMSDHAPRSPYTPSLTRAHSYPSCPSQGTSLGGSQTQLFLGGEGSLEVSTEETERRKSVDGKEEEESWGGVLKAPTTPAESQTGSLQRCRTPDILRKSSAGDPDAETQSAAPEQETVSVQDSPDCQSYSDPPTAAASSTTAAAPAPGRSGVGAALRRAQALRVGALIAELEKKFQSQSLCEKELRALDHQILHLATILKNDLSLLKSSSSEETLAVEEVLGSFDFLSHDFTADDDTSCLGSLRLKDSGISSLKQSTLRSLGSHDSRSASEEELVIAPLTSGNWGLDQALETHLDICLILLQMWRTTDFSPSRRELLEEMAVQAEVLDRVSCLLLEKNDNISARDVLPKVQRTRDVLLFWDDCVADSSSPFFCHVSSFSQTLKKRYTHKVKAKQPGQSEKVFSRLLQQVQTACRMVPSPRPVCSPDRVSLFQLSVYLKRWSVVELGEHISRLSREEHILLALRSPKRRRALNKLRGRSLVELLPLGCTLQTLAALQLDSNHKVCKAAASCLCRAAGCKAFRSKALLLYTETLKSTDVQTQQASCLALKCLRATESVDHIADLWRSADEDVRSAARETVLSFGKKGFLAFQRMDQLYAEMQEEAYQNQETEITIL, encoded by the exons ATGCATCTGTCCCCCAGCAGAGGGGGCGGAGCCATATGGTCTTTGCAGCCAGAGCAGGTGGACCGGGTCTTCCAGGCGCTACGCAAAGGACTCAA GGAGTATGTGGAGGGTCACCAGGTGGAGATGGACTTCCTGTCgtcacagcagagagaaacCAAGAGGAACTCCAGACTG GCCTTCCTCTACGATCTGGAGAAG GAGATCAGAGCGCTGGAGCGATACATTCGACGCCTTGAGTTTCAAATCAGCAAg GTGGAGGAGCTCTACGAGACCTACTGCATCCAGTGGCGGTTGTGTCAGGGGGCGGTCAACATGAAGAGGGCCTTCTCGCTCTCCCCGTCCACCAGAGCCTCCAGAGAGAGTCTGCTGGAGCTGAACCGcaaccaccaacacagcctgcag GACATGTCCGTTATGGAGGAAGAGCTGGAAATCCTCCTGGGAGAGCTACACATCAAAATGAAAg GTCTGATCGGCTTCGCTCGACTTTGTCCTGGAGACCAATACGAG GTGGTTGTTCGATTAGGCCGCCGGCGCTGGAGGATCAGAGGAAGGATCGAATCAGACGACACACAGTCCTGGGACGAAGAGGAGATGGTCTTCCTCCCACACATACACCACAACTTTGAGATCAAg TTGATGGAGGCGAAGGGTCTGGGCTGGCTGCTGGTTGGCATGGTAACGTGTGCGAGCGCAGACTTCTTCGTGGCGAGGCCTCAGCTGATGCTGGTGGACATCACAGAGCTGGGGACCATCAAACTGCAGCTGGAGGTCACATGGAA TCCGTTTGACAGCGCTGAGAAGGTGAGGCCTCTGTCCATCAGCAGACAGTCGGTGTCCAGCAGGAAGAGTTCAGTTTACAGCTGGACGGCACCGAGCACGCCGTCCTTCACCGAGAAGTATTTCATA TCGATGGTGCGCGAGCTGAAGGATCAAGATGGTTCCCTCCAGTCGCTGGTGTCTAAAGGTCATCACAACAGAGGAGGCGTGTCTCTGCTCAGCTACCTGTCCAACCCCTCCCACACCCTCATGTCAGACCACGCCCCCAGGAGCCCCTATACCCCGAG TCTGACTCGGGCCCACAGTTACCCCTCCTGCCCCAGCCAGGGCACCAGTCTGGGAGGGAGCCAGACTCAGCTGTTCCTCGGGGGGGAAGGATCCCTGGAGGTTTCCACAGAGGAAACGGAGAGAAGGAAGAGCGTGGatggaaaggaggaggaggaaagctGGGGAGGAGTGCTGAAGGCTCCCACGACACCAGCAGAGAGTCAAACAGGATCGCTGCAGAG GTGTAGAACTCCTGACATCCTCAGGAAGAGCTCAGCTGGAGATCCAGATGCTGAGACGCAGAGTGCAGCACCGGAGCAGGAAACTGTCAGCGTGCAG GACTCCCCAGATTGTCAGTCATATTCGGACCCCCCCACCGCAGCGGCGTCCTCAACCACAGcggcagctccagctccagggaGGTCGGGGGTCGGTGCTGCCCTTCGCAGGGCCCAGGCCCTCAGGGTGGGGGCCCTGATCGCCGAGCTGGAGAAAAAGTTCCAGAGCCAGAGTCTGTGTGAGAAGGAGCTGAGGGCCCTGGACCATCAGATCCTCCACCTGGCCACCATCCTGAAG AACGACCTCTCGCTGCTGAAAAGCTCATCATCAGAGGAGACTCTGGCTGTGGAGGAAGTCTTGGGCAGCTTCGACTTCTTGTCACATGACTTCACTGCGGATGATGACACTTCCTGTTTGGGCAGTCTGAGGCTGAAGGACAGTGG caTCAGCTCGTTGAAGCAGAGCACTCTGAGGAGCCTCGGCTCCCACGACAGCAGATCAGCTTCGGAGGAGGAGCTGGTCATCGCCCCACTGACCTCTGGGAACTGGGGTCTCGACCAGGCTCTGGAGACTCACCTGGATATTTGTTTAATCCTGCTACAG ATGTGGAGGACCACCGACTTCAGTCCATCTCGgagggagctgctggaggaaatGGCTGTTCAGGCTGAAGTCCTGGACAGAgtcagctgtctgctgctggagaAGAACGACAACATCTCCGCTCGTGACG tcctcccaAAGGTCCAGAGAACGAGGGATGTTCTGCTGTTCTGGGACGACTGTGTGGCCGACAGCAGCTCTCCGTTCTTCTGCCACGTCAGCAGCTTCTCCCAGACGCTGAAGAAACGCTACACGCACAAGGTGAAGGCCAAACAGCCCGGCCAATCAGAAAAAG TGTTCTCCCGCCTCCTGCAGCAGGTCCAGACGGCCTGTCGGATGGTGCCCAGCCCTCGGCCCGTCTGCAGCCCCGACAGAGTCTCCCTGTTCCAGCTGTCGGTCTATCTGAAGCGCTGGAGCGTCGTGGAGCTGGGGGAGCACATCTCCCGCCTCTCAAGAGAAG AGCACATCCTGTTGGCCCTCAGGAGCCCCAAACGGAGGCGAGCGTTGAATAAACTGAGAGGGCGGAGCCTCGTGGAGCTCCTCCCACTGGGGTGCACGCTGCAGACCCTGGCCGCCCTGCAGCTCGACTCCAACCACAAAGTCTGCAAAGCTGCTGCCAGCTGTCtgtgcagagctgcaggctgcaAGGCCTTCAGGAGCAAG GCGCTGCTTCTCTACACCGAGACTCTGAAGAGCACCGACGTCCAAACCCAGCAGGCCTCCTGTTTGGCTCTGAAGTGCCTCCGG GCCACAGAGAGTGTGGACCACATCGCAGATTTGTGGAGATCAGCAGATGAAGACGTTCGCAGCGCTGCCAGAGAGACGGTCCTCTCCTTCG GTAAAAAGGGCTTCCTGGCCTTCCAGAGGATGGACCAGCTCTACGCCGAGATGCAGGAGGAGGCCTATCAGAACCAGGAGACTGAGATCACCATTCTATAG
- the LOC115043996 gene encoding bladder cancer-associated protein: MYCLQWLLPVLLIPKPLNPALWFNHSMFMGFYLLSFLLERKPCTICALVFLAALFLICYSCWGNCFLYHCQDAALPDAAHDPTIVGT; this comes from the coding sequence ATGTATTGCCTGCAGTGGCTTCTCCCCGTGCTGCTCATCCCTAAACCACTGAACCCGGCTCTGTGGTTCAACCATTCCATGTTCATGGGCTTCTACCTGCTCAGCTTCCTGCTGGAGAGGAAGCCCTGCACCATCTGTGCCTTGGTTTTCCTGGCTGCCCTCTTCCTCATTTGCTACAGCTGTTGGGGCAACTGCTTCCTGTACCACTGCCAGGACGCCGCGCTGCCGGACGCTGCCCACGACCCAACAATAGTCGGGACCTAG
- the LOC115043715 gene encoding LOW QUALITY PROTEIN: podocalyxin-like protein 2 (The sequence of the model RefSeq protein was modified relative to this genomic sequence to represent the inferred CDS: substituted 2 bases at 2 genomic stop codons), with the protein MPVLIHISLIALVASCDASRLALSQRVIPVRPAAERQFQEGSPALPHFIQESVRTKRSSVHELVRAQPHLVHDMGRPEVLSRSQAQTNASQSNPPSPVSQDRPRTAPAADQNLDVEEEMERMVHLVTPQDSARYVSDPETELFNRPGAGDASQEASGFYGTDMEDRGYSPFFHPSSSEQRGSTPPPAEVPDSGLQEHRAPPVLEVGPTERELLEAEAEEDAQSSGYGLLHSSIMTVRTTSSAADGGDAAGTATPETDTGTDFGLLGSYTKDETEDEGRRREEEEEDAGLAHTGEFSQNPTVPEIGMAPSREPLQPSVEGNDAQHKLKGELAAMGTVGVTLRXITSLXTDSPAAETEGQRTRHVVPLTTEPPPTSFTWDGLEKTSPLPAHRSKVGSGRGVTGAVPPASDVDELLQAQQVVCVDWSELTGRGYIVLNLMHNFNCEEFRVNHGVRLLKIMEEVFARRMNSPEGSWVLYLSKPTHQQHQLLMNVASEQGVITTKEVLMMLGQIRKSLNKVGIQNYSAASSCQSRPSQTRSDYGKLFVVLVIIGSVCMVIITSGFIYICWQRRLPATKTTFRAEELHFVENGCHDNPMLDVTNDPQPEMQEKKPSTNGLAGGGGEGGREDGSRWQVFVNQAATEEEEEEQDTHL; encoded by the exons ATGCCGGTTCTGATCCACATCAGTCTGATCG CTCTTGTTGCCAGCTGTGACGCCTCCAGACTGGCTTTGTCTCAGCGGGTCATTCCTGTCCGTCCTGCTGCTGAGCGTCAGTTCCAGGAAGGAAGCCCAGCCCTGCCTCACTTCATCCAGGAATCAGTCAGGACCAAGCGCAGCTCGGTCCACGAGTTGGTGCGAGCCCAGCCGCACCTGGTGCACGACATGGGCCGGCCCGAGGTTCTCTCCCGTTCCCAGGCCCAGACCAACGCCTCTCAGTCAAACCCGCCGTCCCCCGTCAGTCAGGACAGACCCAGGACCGCCCCCGCCGCTGACCAAAACCtggatgtggaggaggagatggag CGTATGGTTCATCTGGTGACTCCCCAGGACTCCGCCCGATACGTCAGCGACCCGGAGACGGAGCTCTTTAATAGGCCAGGAGCTGGCGATGCCTCCCAGGAGGCCTCAGGCTTCTATGGGACAGacatggaggacagag GTTACAGCCCGTTTTTTCACCCCTCCAGCTCTGAGCAGCGCGGCAGTACACCCCCCCCGGCCGAGGTGCCTGACTCTGGGCTGCAGGAGCATCGTGCTCCTCCCGTCCTGGAG GTGGGGcccacagagagagagctgttgGAGGCTGAGGCGGAGGAAGACGCTCAGTCCAGCGGATACGGACTCCTTCACTCCTCCATCATGACGGTCAGAACAACTTCTTCTGCTGCGGATGGAGGCGACGCCGCAGGGACCGCCACCCCGGAGACCGACACCGGCACCGACTTTGGGCTGCTGGGAAGTTACACCAAAG ATGAGACAGAGGATGAAGGTCGccggagggaggaggaggaggaggacgctGGACTAGCCCACACAGGTGAATTCAGCCAGAACCCGACCGTCCCAGAGATCGGCATGGCTCCCAGCAGAGAGCCTCTGCAGCCCAGCGTGGAGGGAAACGACGcgcaacacaaactgaaaggTGAGTTGGCGGCGATGGGAACGGTTGGCGTCACGCTCAGATGAATCACGTCACTGTAAACAGAttctcctgctgcagagacGGAGGGACAGAGGACAAGACACGTCGTCCCTCTCACCACAGAGCCCCCCCCGACCAGCTTCACCTGGGATGGGCTGGAGAAGACCTCACCCCTGCCGgctcacaggtcaaaggtcggcAGCGGCCGCGGGGTGACAGGGGCGGTCCCACCGGCCAGCGACGTTGACGAGCTGCTGCAGGCGCAGCAG gTGGTGTGTGTCGACTGGAGCGAACTGACCGGACGAGGATACATCGTCCTCAACCTGATGCACAACTTCAACTGT gAAGAGTTTCGTGTCAATCATGGCGTTCGCTTGCTGAAGATCATGGAAGAAGTATTTGCTCGCAGAATGAACAGCCCTGAGGGATCATGGGTACTCTACCTCAGCAAGCCGACACACCAGCAACACCAGCTGCTGATGAACGTGGCGTCTGAACagg GCGTGATCACGACCAAGGAGGTGCTGATGATGCTGGGACAGATCAGGAAGAGTCTGAATAAG GTCGGTATCCAGAACTACAGCGCAGCCAGCAGCTGTCAGTCTCGGCCCAGTCAAACACGCAGCGACTACGGGAAGCTGTTTGTGGTCCTGGTGATCATCGGCTCCGTGTGCATGGTCATCATCACATCTGGATTCATCTACATCTGCTGGCAGAGACGGCTGCCTGCGACCAAGACCACG TTTCGTGCCGAGGAGCTTCACTTCGTGGAAAACGGTTGCCACGACAACCCCATGCTGGACGTGACCAACGACCCCCAACCCGAAATGCAGGAGAAGAAGCCGAGCACCAACGGGCTGGCCGGGGGCGGAGGAGAGGGGGGCAGGGAGGACGGCAGTCGCTGGCAG gtgTTTGTGAATCAAGCTGCgactgaagaggaggaagaggagcaggacaCACATCTCTGA